The following are encoded in a window of Variovorax paradoxus genomic DNA:
- the queE gene encoding 7-carboxy-7-deazaguanine synthase, whose product MTYSVKEIFYTLQGEGGQAGMPAVFCRFAGCNLWTGREEDRDTAVCRFCDTDFVGTDGTLGGKFKSADQLADTIAAQWPAGDTAHRLVVLTGGEPLLQVDAALVDALHARHFRIAVESNGTVAAPAGIDWLCISPKAGAPWVQQRGQELKLVWPQAGFDLDTMARTGEFTHRFLQPMDGPDRLANTERCIDECMKQPVWRLSVQTHKITGIR is encoded by the coding sequence ATGACCTACAGCGTCAAGGAAATCTTCTACACCTTGCAGGGCGAAGGCGGCCAAGCCGGCATGCCGGCCGTGTTCTGCCGCTTCGCCGGCTGCAACCTCTGGACCGGCCGCGAGGAAGACCGCGATACCGCCGTCTGCCGTTTCTGCGACACCGATTTCGTCGGCACCGACGGCACGCTGGGCGGCAAGTTCAAGAGCGCCGACCAACTCGCCGACACCATCGCCGCGCAATGGCCCGCCGGCGACACCGCGCACCGGCTGGTCGTGCTCACCGGTGGCGAGCCGCTGCTGCAGGTCGATGCGGCGCTGGTCGACGCATTGCACGCGCGGCACTTCCGCATCGCGGTCGAGAGCAACGGCACGGTCGCCGCGCCCGCCGGCATCGACTGGCTGTGCATCAGCCCCAAGGCCGGCGCGCCGTGGGTGCAGCAGCGCGGTCAGGAGCTCAAGCTCGTGTGGCCACAGGCCGGTTTCGACCTCGACACGATGGCGCGCACGGGCGAGTTCACGCACCGCTTTCTGCAGCCGATGGACGGGCCCGACCGCCTCGCCAACACCGAACGCTGCATCGACGAATGCATGAAGCAGCCGGTGTGGCGCCTCAGCGTGCAGACCCACAAGATCACGGGCATCCGCTGA
- a CDS encoding 6-pyruvoyl trahydropterin synthase family protein — protein sequence MRFTISQRFFFDAAHTLKREIEVEGSRRIHGHTYHAEVWLAGELDPVTGMVIDLGLLRRRLEDVREQLDHHLLDEVPGLHPPTLENLCVFIAEALPDLRASLARVRVWREALGDSCTVEF from the coding sequence ATGCGCTTCACCATCAGCCAACGCTTCTTCTTCGACGCCGCCCACACGCTCAAACGCGAGATCGAAGTCGAAGGCAGCCGCCGCATTCACGGCCACACCTACCACGCAGAGGTATGGCTTGCGGGCGAACTCGACCCGGTGACGGGCATGGTGATCGACCTGGGCCTGCTGCGCCGCCGGCTCGAGGATGTGCGCGAGCAGCTTGACCACCATCTGCTGGACGAGGTGCCGGGGCTGCATCCGCCGACGCTGGAGAACCTGTGCGTGTTCATTGCGGAGGCGCTGCCGGATTTGCGGGCGTCGCTGGCGCGCGTGCGTGTGTGGCGCGAGGCGCTGGGCGATTCCTGCACGGTGGAGTTCTAG
- the nadA gene encoding quinolinate synthase NadA, producing MTTASVIDVDYEQPAQGSVCDTRHAWARVPPEPSPDERIALKERIRRLLREHDGGRGAVMVSHFYVHPDLQDLAEETGGIVSDSLEMARFGRDHAATTLVVSGVRFMGETSKILSPEKRVLMPDLDANCSLDLGCPVDEFSAFCDAHPDRTVVVYANTSAAVKARADWLVTSSCALDVVNALHAAGQKILWGPDRHLGDYIRRQTGADMVSWNGACIVHDEFKSLELELLMKEHPKAKVLVHPESPSDVIALAHAVGSTSAILNAAQRFDATEFIVATDTGMLHKLRTLNPGKTFIEAPTAGNGGTCKSCAHCPWMAMNGLVELANALETGAGEIHVDPALGVRARVPIDRMLAFTAGLKNGQAPGSLVAGIGAA from the coding sequence ATGACGACCGCTTCCGTCATCGATGTCGACTACGAACAGCCCGCGCAAGGCTCGGTCTGCGACACGCGCCACGCCTGGGCCCGCGTGCCCCCCGAGCCTTCGCCCGATGAGCGCATCGCGCTGAAGGAGCGCATTCGCCGCCTGCTGCGCGAGCATGACGGGGGAAGAGGGGCGGTGATGGTCTCGCACTTCTACGTGCACCCCGACCTGCAAGACCTGGCCGAGGAAACCGGCGGCATCGTGAGCGATTCGCTCGAGATGGCGCGCTTCGGCCGCGACCACGCCGCCACCACGCTGGTGGTGTCGGGCGTGCGCTTCATGGGCGAGACCTCGAAGATCCTCTCGCCCGAAAAGCGCGTGCTGATGCCCGACCTCGACGCGAACTGCTCGCTCGACCTGGGCTGCCCGGTCGACGAATTCAGCGCCTTCTGCGATGCGCATCCCGACCGCACCGTGGTGGTCTACGCCAACACCAGCGCGGCCGTGAAGGCGCGCGCCGACTGGCTCGTCACCTCCAGCTGCGCGCTCGATGTGGTGAACGCACTGCACGCGGCCGGCCAGAAGATCCTCTGGGGCCCCGACCGCCACCTGGGCGACTACATCCGCCGCCAGACCGGCGCCGACATGGTCAGCTGGAACGGCGCCTGCATCGTGCACGACGAATTCAAGTCGCTCGAACTCGAGCTGCTGATGAAGGAACACCCGAAGGCCAAGGTGCTGGTGCACCCCGAGTCGCCGTCGGACGTGATCGCGCTGGCGCATGCGGTGGGTTCCACCTCGGCCATCCTGAACGCGGCGCAGCGCTTCGACGCGACCGAGTTCATCGTCGCGACCGACACCGGCATGCTGCACAAGCTGCGCACGCTGAATCCCGGCAAGACCTTCATCGAGGCGCCTACGGCGGGCAACGGCGGCACGTGCAAGAGCTGCGCGCATTGCCCGTGGATGGCGATGAACGGGCTGGTTGAACTGGCGAATGCGTTGGAGACCGGCGCGGGCGAAATCCACGTCGATCCGGCGCTGGGCGTGCGGGCGCGGGTGCCGATCGATCGGATGCTGGCGTTTACCGCCGGGCTGAAGAACGGGCAGGCGCCAGGCAGTCTGGTCGCCGGCATCGGCGCGGCCTGA
- the nadC gene encoding carboxylating nicotinate-nucleotide diphosphorylase, which yields MSLRFDFSASAVAALAESDVARALQEDVADGDLTASLVDASRTAHARVLAREAAVVCGAPWVEATVRRLDPQARITWLCGEGERCAADQPVLEIRGGARALLTAERTALNFLQLLSAVATKTALYADAVKGTRARIVDTRKTLPGLRLAQKYAVRTGGGLNHRIGLYDAVLIKENHIAAAGGVAAALRAVAPVAAQAAFVEVEVETLAQLKEALDAGARMVLLDNMDLPTLREAVRLNDAVGDDRKAVLEISGGVTLDGLRALAETGVDRISIGALTKDVKAIDYSMRFLNH from the coding sequence ATGAGCCTTCGCTTTGATTTCTCGGCGTCGGCCGTCGCCGCGCTGGCCGAGTCCGACGTCGCCCGCGCCCTGCAAGAAGACGTCGCCGACGGCGACCTGACCGCCTCGCTGGTCGACGCCTCCCGCACGGCCCATGCCCGCGTGCTCGCGCGCGAAGCCGCCGTGGTGTGCGGCGCGCCCTGGGTCGAGGCCACCGTGCGGCGGCTCGATCCGCAGGCGCGCATCACCTGGCTGTGCGGCGAGGGCGAACGCTGCGCCGCCGACCAGCCCGTGCTCGAAATCCGGGGTGGCGCTCGCGCGCTGCTGACGGCCGAGCGCACCGCGCTCAACTTCCTGCAGCTGCTGAGCGCCGTCGCCACCAAGACCGCGCTGTACGCCGACGCCGTGAAAGGCACGCGCGCCCGCATCGTCGACACCCGCAAGACCCTGCCGGGCCTGCGTCTGGCGCAGAAGTACGCCGTGCGCACCGGCGGCGGGCTGAACCACCGCATCGGCCTGTACGACGCGGTGCTCATCAAGGAAAACCACATCGCCGCGGCCGGTGGCGTGGCCGCCGCCCTGCGCGCGGTGGCGCCCGTGGCCGCGCAGGCCGCGTTCGTCGAGGTCGAGGTCGAGACGCTGGCCCAGTTGAAGGAAGCGCTGGACGCCGGCGCCCGCATGGTGCTGCTCGACAACATGGACCTGCCCACGCTGCGCGAGGCCGTGCGCCTGAACGACGCCGTGGGCGACGACCGCAAGGCCGTGCTCGAGATTTCGGGCGGCGTCACGCTCGACGGCCTGCGCGCCCTGGCCGAGACCGGTGTCGACCGGATCTCGATCGGCGCGTTGACCAAGGACGTGAAAGCCATCGACTACTCGATGCGCTTCCTGAACCACTGA
- a CDS encoding NAD(P)H-dependent glycerol-3-phosphate dehydrogenase has protein sequence MKICVHGAGAWGTAVAVNAAARHEVTLWARDAAQADAMSAARENTRYLPGLALPASLAVRAGDIAQAQAGADLVIVATPMAALREQLIALRGTTVPVAWLCKGVEPALDSTSPTAFGLLAHEIWAQVAPELKAGVLSGPSFAQEVAEGRPTALVAASPHAGVRDALVDAFHGPALRVYANDDIVGVEVGGAVKNVLAIATGLCDGLALGLNARAALITRGLAEMTRFGLALGARADTFMGLSGLGDLVLTSTGDLSRNRKVGLLLAQGRTLAQAVDSLGHVAEGVYCARTVVQRARGLGIEMPIAEGVVALLDGQVSPRDAVAALTGRDPVPESVQAGSVPRHSS, from the coding sequence ATGAAGATCTGCGTTCATGGCGCCGGTGCCTGGGGCACGGCCGTCGCAGTCAACGCGGCGGCCCGCCACGAGGTCACGCTGTGGGCGCGCGACGCCGCCCAGGCCGACGCCATGTCGGCCGCGCGTGAAAACACCCGCTACCTTCCCGGACTGGCCCTGCCGGCCTCGCTGGCCGTGCGCGCGGGCGACATCGCCCAGGCGCAGGCCGGGGCCGACCTCGTCATCGTCGCCACGCCCATGGCCGCGCTGCGCGAACAGCTGATCGCCCTGCGCGGCACCACCGTGCCGGTGGCGTGGCTGTGCAAGGGCGTCGAGCCCGCGCTCGACAGCACCTCTCCCACCGCCTTTGGCCTGCTCGCCCACGAAATCTGGGCGCAGGTTGCGCCTGAGTTGAAGGCGGGCGTGCTCAGCGGCCCCAGCTTTGCGCAAGAGGTCGCCGAAGGGCGTCCGACCGCGCTGGTGGCTGCCAGCCCGCACGCCGGCGTGCGCGATGCGCTGGTCGACGCCTTCCACGGCCCGGCCCTGCGCGTGTACGCCAACGACGACATCGTCGGCGTCGAAGTCGGTGGCGCCGTGAAGAACGTGCTCGCCATCGCCACCGGGCTGTGCGACGGCCTCGCGCTCGGGCTCAACGCCCGCGCGGCGCTGATCACGCGCGGCCTGGCCGAAATGACCCGCTTCGGCCTGGCGCTCGGCGCCCGCGCCGACACCTTCATGGGCCTGTCGGGCCTGGGCGACCTCGTGCTGACTTCCACCGGCGACCTGTCGCGCAACCGCAAGGTCGGGCTGCTGCTGGCCCAGGGCCGCACGCTCGCGCAGGCTGTCGATTCGCTGGGCCACGTGGCCGAGGGCGTGTACTGCGCCCGCACCGTGGTGCAGCGCGCGCGCGGCCTGGGCATCGAGATGCCCATCGCCGAAGGCGTGGTCGCGCTGCTCGACGGCCAGGTGAGCCCGCGCGACGCCGTGGCGGCGCTGACCGGGCGCGACCCGGTGCCGGAATCGGTGCAAGCCGGTTCGGTGCCCCGCCACTCCTCCTGA
- the secB gene encoding protein-export chaperone SecB → MADQQAQDPVFQIQRVYLKDLSLEQPNSPAILLEQTQPTVDIQLGVDAQPVADGIFEITVSATVQTKIEDRTVFLVEAKQAGIFEIRNLPEDQMGPILGIACPQIVYPYLRGNVADVIQRGGFPPVHLAEINFQAMYEQQQAQAAGQAAPTLAQ, encoded by the coding sequence ATGGCCGACCAGCAAGCCCAAGATCCCGTGTTCCAGATCCAGCGCGTCTACCTCAAGGACCTGTCGCTCGAACAACCCAACTCGCCCGCGATCCTGCTGGAGCAGACGCAGCCCACCGTCGACATCCAGCTCGGCGTGGACGCCCAGCCCGTGGCCGACGGCATCTTCGAGATCACCGTGTCGGCCACCGTGCAGACCAAGATCGAAGACCGCACCGTGTTCCTGGTCGAAGCCAAGCAAGCCGGCATCTTCGAGATCCGCAACCTGCCGGAAGACCAGATGGGTCCGATCCTGGGCATCGCCTGCCCGCAGATCGTCTACCCGTACCTGCGCGGCAACGTGGCCGACGTGATCCAGCGCGGCGGCTTCCCGCCCGTGCACCTGGCTGAAATCAACTTCCAGGCCATGTACGAGCAGCAGCAAGCCCAGGCCGCCGGCCAGGCTGCACCCACCCTGGCCCAGTAA
- the grxC gene encoding glutaredoxin 3 — protein sequence MQAVKMYTTAFCPYCTRAKQILKAKGVEEIEEIRIDTDPQARNTMMEITQRRTVPQIFIGDTHVGGCDDLQALDSRGGLVPLLQGA from the coding sequence ATGCAAGCCGTCAAGATGTACACCACCGCGTTCTGCCCGTACTGCACGCGTGCCAAGCAGATCCTCAAGGCCAAGGGCGTCGAAGAGATCGAAGAGATTCGCATCGACACCGACCCGCAAGCCCGCAACACCATGATGGAAATCACCCAGCGCCGCACGGTGCCGCAGATTTTCATCGGCGACACCCACGTGGGCGGCTGCGACGACCTGCAGGCGCTCGACAGCCGCGGCGGCCTCGTTCCGTTGCTGCAAGGCGCCTGA
- a CDS encoding rhodanese-like domain-containing protein, with amino-acid sequence MLILMALTSGGMLAWPMIRGAGGGTLTAQGAVQLINRERAVLVDVREPEEFAGGHMIGAKNVPLNLLEEKLAGTVKNKNVPLLLVCATGARAQRAVATAKKLGYEQAQAVAGGLKAWKEANLPVEKA; translated from the coding sequence ATGCTGATCCTGATGGCGCTCACTTCGGGCGGCATGCTGGCCTGGCCGATGATCCGCGGTGCGGGCGGTGGCACGCTCACGGCCCAGGGTGCCGTGCAGCTCATCAACCGCGAGCGCGCGGTGCTGGTCGACGTGCGCGAACCCGAAGAGTTTGCCGGCGGCCACATGATCGGCGCCAAGAACGTCCCGCTGAACCTGCTCGAGGAAAAGCTGGCTGGCACGGTCAAGAACAAGAACGTGCCGCTGCTGCTGGTGTGCGCCACCGGCGCCCGTGCCCAGCGCGCCGTGGCCACGGCCAAGAAGCTCGGTTACGAGCAGGCCCAAGCGGTGGCTGGCGGGCTCAAGGCCTGGAAAGAGGCTAATCTGCCGGTTGAAAAGGCTTAA
- the gpmA gene encoding 2,3-diphosphoglycerate-dependent phosphoglycerate mutase produces MHKLVLIRHGESTWNLENRFTGWTDVDLTETGVEQAKQAGRLLKAEGYDFDVAYTSVLKRATRTLWHTLDELDRTWLPVVHSWRLNERHYGGLQGLNKAETAKKYGDEQVLVWRRSYSTPPPPLEADDPRSERSDVRYAKLSPEQIPLTECLKDTVARVLPFWNESMAPAIRTGRRLVVAAHGNSIRALVKYLDGISDDAIVGLNIPNGIPLVYELDDDLKPLRHYYLGDAAAAEKAAAAVASQGKG; encoded by the coding sequence ATGCACAAACTGGTACTGATCCGCCATGGCGAATCGACCTGGAATCTCGAAAACCGTTTCACCGGCTGGACCGACGTCGACCTGACCGAGACCGGCGTCGAGCAGGCCAAGCAGGCCGGCCGGCTGCTCAAGGCCGAGGGCTACGACTTCGACGTGGCCTACACCAGCGTGCTCAAGCGCGCCACCCGCACCCTCTGGCACACGCTCGACGAACTCGACCGCACCTGGCTGCCCGTGGTGCACTCCTGGCGCCTCAACGAACGCCATTACGGCGGCCTGCAGGGCCTGAACAAGGCCGAAACCGCCAAGAAGTACGGCGACGAGCAGGTGCTGGTCTGGCGCCGCAGCTACAGCACCCCGCCGCCGCCGCTGGAAGCCGACGACCCGCGCAGCGAGCGCTCCGACGTGCGCTACGCCAAGCTGTCGCCCGAGCAGATTCCGCTGACCGAGTGCCTGAAGGACACGGTGGCGCGCGTGCTGCCGTTCTGGAACGAGTCGATGGCGCCGGCCATCCGCACCGGCCGCCGGCTGGTGGTGGCCGCCCACGGCAATTCGATCCGCGCGCTGGTGAAGTACCTGGACGGTATTTCGGACGACGCCATCGTCGGCCTGAACATCCCGAACGGCATTCCGCTGGTCTACGAGCTCGACGACGACCTCAAGCCCCTGCGCCACTACTACCTGGGCGATGCCGCCGCCGCCGAAAAGGCCGCCGCCGCGGTGGCGTCGCAAGGCAAGGGCTGA